Proteins from a genomic interval of Dendropsophus ebraccatus isolate aDenEbr1 chromosome 6, aDenEbr1.pat, whole genome shotgun sequence:
- the ACP1 gene encoding low molecular weight phosphotyrosine protein phosphatase isoform X2 codes for MAAAGSKSVLFVCLGNICRSPIAEAVFRKLVADEGVSHEWSIDSAATSHWNVGCSPDSRAIKCLKSHDTETTHKARQITKQDFLSYDYILCMDESNLRDLKRKCSQVQNCKAKIELLGSYDPQKHLIIEDPYYGSDEDFETVYQQCLRCCKSFLEKCS; via the exons ATGGCGGCTGCTGGGAGCAAGTCTGTGCTGTTTGTGTGTCTAG GAAACATCTGTCGATCTCCAATAGCGGAAGCTGTGTTTAGGAAGCTGGTAGCAGATGAAGGTGTATCACACGAG TGGTCCATAGACAGCGCCGCTACCTCTCACTGGAACGTGGGTTGCTCCCCAGATTCAAGGGCCATAAAGTGCCTAAAAAGCCATGATACCGAAACAACGCATAAGGCACGACAG ATCACAAAGCAGGACTTCCTCTCCTATGATTATATCCTGTGCATGGATGAAAGTAATCTAAG AGACTTGAAGCGTAAATGCAGCCAAGTGCAGAACTGCAAAGCCAAGATCGAATTGCTGGGAAGCTACGACCCCCAAAAGCACCTCATCATTGAGGATCCATATTAT GGCAGCGATGAAGATTTTGAGACTGTCTACCAGCAATGTCTTAGATGCTGTAAATCCTTCTTGGAGAAGTGCTCTTAG
- the ACP1 gene encoding low molecular weight phosphotyrosine protein phosphatase isoform X1: MAAAGSKSVLFVCLGNICRSPIAEAVFRKLVADEGVSHEWHIDSAATSTYEIGNPPDYRGQSCMRKHGVPMSHTARQITKQDFLSYDYILCMDESNLRDLKRKCSQVQNCKAKIELLGSYDPQKHLIIEDPYYGSDEDFETVYQQCLRCCKSFLEKCS, from the exons ATGGCGGCTGCTGGGAGCAAGTCTGTGCTGTTTGTGTGTCTAG GAAACATCTGTCGATCTCCAATAGCGGAAGCTGTGTTTAGGAAGCTGGTAGCAGATGAAGGTGTATCACACGAG TGGCACATAGACAGTGCGGCCACCTCCACCTATGAAATAGGAAACCCCCCGGACTACCGTGGCCAGAGCTGTATGAGGAAGCACGGCGTTCCcatgagccacacagccaggcaG ATCACAAAGCAGGACTTCCTCTCCTATGATTATATCCTGTGCATGGATGAAAGTAATCTAAG AGACTTGAAGCGTAAATGCAGCCAAGTGCAGAACTGCAAAGCCAAGATCGAATTGCTGGGAAGCTACGACCCCCAAAAGCACCTCATCATTGAGGATCCATATTAT GGCAGCGATGAAGATTTTGAGACTGTCTACCAGCAATGTCTTAGATGCTGTAAATCCTTCTTGGAGAAGTGCTCTTAG